One part of the Arabidopsis thaliana chromosome 1 sequence genome encodes these proteins:
- a CDS encoding S-adenosyl-L-methionine-dependent methyltransferases superfamily protein (S-adenosyl-L-methionine-dependent methyltransferases superfamily protein; FUNCTIONS IN: methyltransferase activity; INVOLVED IN: metabolic process; LOCATED IN: chloroplast; EXPRESSED IN: 19 plant structures; EXPRESSED DURING: 10 growth stages; CONTAINS InterPro DOMAIN/s: Methyltransferase type 11 (InterPro:IPR013216); BEST Arabidopsis thaliana protein match is: S-adenosyl-L-methionine-dependent methyltransferases superfamily protein (TAIR:AT1G69523.1); Has 35333 Blast hits to 34131 proteins in 2444 species: Archae - 798; Bacteria - 22429; Metazoa - 974; Fungi - 991; Plants - 531; Viruses - 0; Other Eukaryotes - 9610 (source: NCBI BLink).) translates to MMKMMTRVLSSPSSHVSSLKYSPRRVIRASRDHLRAETLKSHQLPSGSSSTSLCSCGRKHFLEAASPTMPFLPICSPNASRSKDVSETFHPQRPDWYKELFAWFLSTGMRSYEAEIAEYKRKLFEKLAGKAETVLEIGVGTGPNLKYFAGNENVCVFGMDPNHKMEKYACESAREAGMKPENFRFMHGVGEAIPLDDDSMDSVVATLVLCSVSDVTQTLNEIKRVLKPGGIFLFIEHVAAKDGSFFRHVQNVLDPIQQVVADGCHLTRNTDLHISAAGFDGGTEINDTAIYSFPWIIRPHVYGAAYK, encoded by the exons atgatgaagatgatgactcGAGTTCTTTCATCGCCTTCCTCACATGTCTCGTCGCTCAAATACTCACCTCGCAGAGTGATTCGAGCTTCACGAGATCATCTTCGTGCTGAAACTCTAAAGAGTCATCAACTTCCTTCAGGCTCCTCCTCCACCAGCTTATGTTCCTGTGgaagaaaacattttctcGAAGCAGCTAGCCCGACGATGCCCTTTCTTCCTATTTGTTCACCTAATGCTTCGCGTTCCAAG GATGTTTCAGAAACATTTCATCCTCAGAGGCCAGATTGGTATAAGGAGCTTTTTGCTTGGTTCTTGAGCACAGGAATGCGATCTTATGAAGCAGAG ATCGCCGAGTACAAGAGGAAACTATTCGAAAAACTGGCTGGTAAAGCAGAAACAGTGCTGGAGATTGGTGTTGGTACTGGCCCTAATCTGAAGTACTTTGCTGGTAATGAAAACGTCTGTGTTTTTGGTATGGACCCGAACCATAAAATGGAAAAGTACGCATGTGAATCTGCCAGAGAAGCTGGGATGAAACCTGAAAACTTTAGATTCATGCATGGA GTAGGAGAAGCTATACCATTAGATGATGACTCTATGGATTCAGTGGTTGCAACACTTGTTCTATGTTCTGTCTCTGATGTCACTCAAACACTAAATG AGATCAAGCGGGTGCTGAAACCGGGtgggattttcttattcatcgAGCACGTAGCGGCTAAAG ATGGATCTTTTTTTAGGCATGTTCAAAATGTACTGGATCCAATACAGCAAGTAGTTGCAGATGGATGTCATTTGACAAGAAACACCGACTTACACATTTCGGCTGCGGGTTTCGATGGTGGCACTGAGATCAACGATACGGCAATCTATAGCTTCCCTTGGATTATAAGACCTCATGTCTATGGAGCAGCATACAAGTAA
- a CDS encoding S-adenosyl-L-methionine-dependent methyltransferases superfamily protein (S-adenosyl-L-methionine-dependent methyltransferases superfamily protein; FUNCTIONS IN: methyltransferase activity; LOCATED IN: chloroplast; EXPRESSED IN: 19 plant structures; EXPRESSED DURING: 10 growth stages; BEST Arabidopsis thaliana protein match is: S-adenosyl-L-methionine-dependent methyltransferases superfamily protein (TAIR:AT1G69523.1); Has 81 Blast hits to 75 proteins in 26 species: Archae - 0; Bacteria - 19; Metazoa - 0; Fungi - 0; Plants - 50; Viruses - 0; Other Eukaryotes - 12 (source: NCBI BLink).) has protein sequence MMKMMTRVLSSPSSHVSSLKYSPRRVIRASRDHLRAETLKSHQLPSGSSSTSLCSCGRKHFLEAASPTMPFLPICSPNASRSKDVSETFHPQRPDWYKELFAWFLSTGMRSYEAEVSLCDLNASFYDPFLENDRSFSCFMFVLFGKIAEYKRKLFEKLAGKAETVLEIGVGTGPNLKYFAGNENVCVFGMDPNHKMEKYACESAREAGMKPENFRFMHGVSKLLCFDL, from the exons atgatgaagatgatgactcGAGTTCTTTCATCGCCTTCCTCACATGTCTCGTCGCTCAAATACTCACCTCGCAGAGTGATTCGAGCTTCACGAGATCATCTTCGTGCTGAAACTCTAAAGAGTCATCAACTTCCTTCAGGCTCCTCCTCCACCAGCTTATGTTCCTGTGgaagaaaacattttctcGAAGCAGCTAGCCCGACGATGCCCTTTCTTCCTATTTGTTCACCTAATGCTTCGCGTTCCAAG GATGTTTCAGAAACATTTCATCCTCAGAGGCCAGATTGGTATAAGGAGCTTTTTGCTTGGTTCTTGAGCACAGGAATGCGATCTTATGAAGCAGAGGTCAGTCTTTGTGATTTAAATGCATCATTCTATGATCCATTTCTTGAGAATGATAGatctttttcatgttttatgtttgtgttatTTGGTAAGATCGCCGAGTACAAGAGGAAACTATTCGAAAAACTGGCTGGTAAAGCAGAAACAGTGCTGGAGATTGGTGTTGGTACTGGCCCTAATCTGAAGTACTTTGCTGGTAATGAAAACGTCTGTGTTTTTGGTATGGACCCGAACCATAAAATGGAAAAGTACGCATGTGAATCTGCCAGAGAAGCTGGGATGAAACCTGAAAACTTTAGATTCATGCATGGAGTAAGTaaattgctctgttttgatttgtga
- a CDS encoding S-adenosyl-L-methionine-dependent methyltransferases superfamily protein (S-adenosyl-L-methionine-dependent methyltransferases superfamily protein; FUNCTIONS IN: methyltransferase activity; INVOLVED IN: metabolic process; LOCATED IN: chloroplast; EXPRESSED IN: 20 plant structures; EXPRESSED DURING: 13 growth stages; CONTAINS InterPro DOMAIN/s: Methyltransferase type 11 (InterPro:IPR013216); BEST Arabidopsis thaliana protein match is: S-adenosyl-L-methionine-dependent methyltransferases superfamily protein (TAIR:AT1G69526.2); Has 8414 Blast hits to 8405 proteins in 1811 species: Archae - 286; Bacteria - 5877; Metazoa - 213; Fungi - 292; Plants - 233; Viruses - 0; Other Eukaryotes - 1513 (source: NCBI BLink).): MEILHFSPSSSISTIIHRPRRKIMALRDSIKTQMNLITTESVSSFRFCPCGRRHFIGAAMTSMPFLPISPSHASTSTEDLKRLRPPKPDWYEEFFAWSMNSEVESYEKEVSDYKMKLFDNLVGKAEKVLEIGIGTGPNFKYYTDIPNVSVIGIDPNAKMESYARKSATEAGLKPEEFTFVHALGESIPLEDASVDAVVGTLVLCSVTDVTQTLKEIKRILRPGGIYIFIEHVAAEDGTFLRLVQTVLDPLQQVVADGCHLTRHTGESILEARFNGGADVKKTSLSRLAYISSHVYGVAYN; encoded by the exons ATGGAGATTCTCCACttctcaccttcttcatcaatctcgACGATCATACATAGACCTCGAAGAAAGATTATGGCTTTGAGAGATTCCATCAAAACCCAGATGAATCTCATTACGACAGAGTCTGTTTCATCTTTCAGGTTCTGTCCTTGTGGAAGAAGACATTTCATAGGAGCTGCTATGACTTCAATGCCATTTCTTCCAATCTCTCCCTCTCACGCTTCTACCTCAACg gaAGATTTGAAAAGATTACGTCCTCCAAAGCCAGATTGGTATGAAGAATTCTTTGCTTGGTCTATGAATTCAGAGGTGGAATCGTACGAGAAAGAG GTTTCAGATTACAAGATGAAACTCTTTGATAACTTAGTTGGGAAAGCAGAAAAAGTTTTGGAGATTGGCATTGGAACAGGTCCCAACTTCAAGTACTACACAGACATTCCAAACGTTTCTGTTATTGGTATTGATCCAAATGCTAAAATGGAAAGTTATGCGCGTAAATCCGCTACAGAAGCAGGCTTGAAACCTGAAGAATTCACATTCGTTCATGCG CTTGGAGAGTCTATACCGTTAGAAGATGCATCGGTTGATGCAGTCGTGGGGACTCTGGTGCTTTGTTCTGTCACAGATGTCACTCAGACGCTCAAAG AGATAAAACGGATACTAAGACCGGGAGGGATATACATTTTCATTGAACATGTTGCAGCCGAAG ATGGTACATTTTTGAGGTTGGTGCAGACAGTTTTGGACCCATTGCAACAAGTTGTTGCCGATGGATGTCACTTGACAAGGCACACCGGAGAGTCAATTTTAGAAGCTAGGTTCAATGGTGGTGCAGATGTTAAAAAGACATCTCTTTCTAGGCTTGCTTACATAAGCTCTCATGTCTATGGAGTTgcttataattaa
- a CDS encoding S-adenosyl-L-methionine-dependent methyltransferases superfamily protein (S-adenosyl-L-methionine-dependent methyltransferases superfamily protein; FUNCTIONS IN: methyltransferase activity; LOCATED IN: chloroplast; EXPRESSED IN: 19 plant structures; EXPRESSED DURING: 10 growth stages; BEST Arabidopsis thaliana protein match is: S-adenosyl-L-methionine-dependent methyltransferases superfamily protein (TAIR:AT1G69523.1); Has 140 Blast hits to 134 proteins in 40 species: Archae - 0; Bacteria - 24; Metazoa - 57; Fungi - 0; Plants - 50; Viruses - 0; Other Eukaryotes - 9 (source: NCBI BLink).): protein MMKMMTRVLSSPSSHVSSLKYSPRRVIRASRDHLRAETLKSHQLPSGSSSTSLCSCGRKHFLEAASPTMPFLPICSPNASRSKDVSETFHPQRPDWYKELFAWFLSTGMRSYEAEIAEYKRKLFEKLAGKAETVLEIGVGTGPNLKYFAGNENVCVFGMDPNHKMEKYACESAREAGMKPENFRFMHGVSKLLCFDL, encoded by the exons atgatgaagatgatgactcGAGTTCTTTCATCGCCTTCCTCACATGTCTCGTCGCTCAAATACTCACCTCGCAGAGTGATTCGAGCTTCACGAGATCATCTTCGTGCTGAAACTCTAAAGAGTCATCAACTTCCTTCAGGCTCCTCCTCCACCAGCTTATGTTCCTGTGgaagaaaacattttctcGAAGCAGCTAGCCCGACGATGCCCTTTCTTCCTATTTGTTCACCTAATGCTTCGCGTTCCAAG GATGTTTCAGAAACATTTCATCCTCAGAGGCCAGATTGGTATAAGGAGCTTTTTGCTTGGTTCTTGAGCACAGGAATGCGATCTTATGAAGCAGAG ATCGCCGAGTACAAGAGGAAACTATTCGAAAAACTGGCTGGTAAAGCAGAAACAGTGCTGGAGATTGGTGTTGGTACTGGCCCTAATCTGAAGTACTTTGCTGGTAATGAAAACGTCTGTGTTTTTGGTATGGACCCGAACCATAAAATGGAAAAGTACGCATGTGAATCTGCCAGAGAAGCTGGGATGAAACCTGAAAACTTTAGATTCATGCATGGAGTAAGTaaattgctctgttttgatttgtga